A region of the Haematobia irritans isolate KBUSLIRL chromosome 5, ASM5000362v1, whole genome shotgun sequence genome:
GTTGTGGGAGTTTTTATGAGTtttgttttgactaaatttaatttacatgTTGAGGGAGATACTCTGCTAACATTTTCCTCTGGTGTTTTGGGTGTTAAAGAGCGGTTTTGTTTTCCATTAGACTTTTCTTGactattgaaattatttttatggttCGAAGTTTTTGGTGTACatatattgccaatatttcccaGATTTTTAGGACTTTGCTTCAAAAACACATCTTCGACTTTTAATGGTGTCCTTTCTCCTCTATTGGTTTCGACAAAACATTTGGCTGCTGGTGCAGTTCTTTTAATCAATGATTTTTCCAATGGTATATTctcctgttgttgttgcttagcATTTTGGGGCACTAAAGATTTCTGTGCATTACCATTTAGTTTTTTGGGAGATTTTTCGataatttggttttttaattCTGACAATATTGGTTGGATTTTATTCGCTTCCTTTAATATAGATAAGTTATTAATTATCGGTTCAGAACTTTTTATGGGTTTTGCTAACAAGCTTCTGGCTTTTTGATtagtttttttaaactttccttGATACTTGGGTTCCTCAATAggtatttttgcttggttgcctTTTTTCTGTTGTTCTTTACCAGTTTTGTGTTCTGGTGATTGGATGTTTTTTTGGGAGCAACCAATCATATTTTTAGATTGTTTAATATTATCTTTGGGATCTTCAGTTCCAGAACAGTTTTCCATAATGTTGTGGTTTTTTGAGTCATTGTCATTTCCTTCCAATTCCAATAAACCACCATCTTCTTCACCCAAAGCTAGTTGGAGAGCTTTCGATAGATCGTCGtttaataggttttcaaaatcatCCATGTCTTCATCTTTTGTGTCAGCACTTACATTTCCGCAGCTGACGATCTTATCTTTGGGGGACTCACAACGTTCTTGATTCACAATAGTGGCTTCTTTTTCGGTTTCTGTCTTTTCATGATCATTATCTTCAGTTTTCTGTTGTAATACTTCTTCATCTTCCTTCTCCGTCATCTCGTTAAAATTTTCCTCTACtttctctatattttttatagcatGATCTCCATTTATTGCAGACTCCTTTTCGCCTCCGTTAATATCTTGGTTGTCTTCATTTCTTCTTTCAGCGGTATCCATTGACATACGACCCACAAATCTGTCAAATATGGCCATATCCTCATCCATACAGACGTCTTCCTCAACTGATGCCAAATTATTACTACAATGCTTCTTTTCTGTTGCTTCTAGAATGTTCTCTAGCTTTTCTTCTCCATTACTTACATTCTGCGGAGACTCATCCTCTACAAGCGTTTTGTTTAGTACACTCTCACATTCTGCGGATGATGTAGAAGTTTCCAATTGATTTATTAACATATCCAGATCCTCTTCATTATCCAAATCCTTGTTAAGCAAAGTTTGTAGAGAATTTGGAATGCTATCCTCTTTACTGACATCTTTTTCCATATTTGAACACATCATAGTGGATGATTTATCCTCAGTTATGCCTTGTTCAAATTTCTCAGTTTCCACCAATTCCTTTTCTTCTATGGCTAAGGCCTTTTCATGATTCTCTGATGATTTCCTGCATTTCTTTGATTTTGGCGTCGCTAAAATGTCAATTGCATTTGCTGTTCTCGTAGATTTCGGAGATAACGTATATAATTTTGGTGATTTATTTTCCCCATCCTTGGTTCGTCTTATATTGACTGATGGTGATTTCAATGTTGTAGGGCCTATGGTTTGGGTTTTTATTGGATTTACCTCTTTACCAAGAGTGTCATCTTTGGAGTTGTTCCTTGTTTGAGGACTGCTGCGCATTTTTGCCATTTTATTGTGATTTGCTTCGGTTTTAGGGGATTTTGTAGGTAGGGGAACAACAAACGGAGAAGTTTTAGGGGTCTTTTTGTTTCCTGTCTTTGAAGTAGGCGTCGTAACGACAGTGCTTTCTTTAATAGCTTCGGAtatcgctactttatttttgggCGATGGAGTATGAAATTTCTTGCCTTGTTCACACTTGTTCCTTGCTTTTGGCGTTTTCggtgaaatggtaaatttatcaCTTTTCTCCTTTTCCTCCTTCTTACCTGTTTCATTGCCTTCTATATAGGTTTTCTCCAAACAATCATCAATATCTATGtcatctaaatctaaatcagCCATTAGTTGTAATTCCAAAATAGATTTTCTTTttagatatttcgatttttcgTCTATCGCTTTAGATGAATTTTCTGCATTCCCTTTTATGTCCAAGGTATTATCCTTTGCCTGATCTTTGTGGTTCTCAGTGGTATCGTGTGTATCTAAAATTAAGTTATTTTCGTCCTTCTCATGCATTACACTATCATCaatattatccaataaatcgtCAACATCTTCCAAATCTTCCAAGCCACTCAAAAGGTTTTTCAGGCCTTGGCATTTATTAGAATTACTTAAGGTATTTAATGTCTCGACTTTGTTGTCTTCGGTAAGGGTCACATTTTGGTCGCTAGTTTCATCATTCGATAAATTTTCTACCtgctttttattttcttcatggGTAACATCATAACATTCTTTTGTGTTTGCTTCTTCTGTGCCATCCAAGCCGCATTCTAATGCTATACGTTTTAACAATGTGGTATCCATACAAGATTCATCGCCTTCTTTGTCCATATGGTGATCTTCTTCATTTTCTTTGGGTTTACTTTTCTCAACACTTTCTTCATTTTCTTTTGAATCACTATCATTCACTAgagttttatctaaattttcgaccaaatttagTGAAATATCACAATCCTCTAAGGCATTCAATATCGACATATTTGCCAAAGCTCCAACTTTCTTGCTGTGACTCTTATCACTACTAGGCCTACCTTTTCCATGACCTTGACTCAACATCGACTTAAAGGCCTTTGATCTTCTCTCTATAATATCATCGTCTGCATCATCCTCGTCCGACGATTTTAAATCATCCTCAGCTACTCCAGACTCCTCGCTCTCATATACCTCACAAGTGGTTCGGTTTACAAGCTCCTCCACAGAATATACCATTAAATCGGCATTCGCTTGGAATTTGATTTGATCTCCATGCAATTGATGAACATGTCTCATAAAACATTGCCATCTGGTgaatgtgttgttgttgtttttgcagtgtatacattttattgcaaaaattccattggtggCCACCATCACTTTGCCAACGTCTTGGAATTCATTCTCGTCgatttttgtattattcaaagCAGAATGCAttttggagattttttttattgaactagTAAAgtggttttaaatttatttaaatcaaaaagttTTAAGTCTTAAATATGTTTGAAACTTCTTTCACCGCGTCTTTCGACTGTTTGACTTTCGACTGTTACCCGCGAAGAACTACTTTGTATTGGAgcgtttttcatttctataggaatgccgCACATCATAAAGGTGGCTTACATTGCGTCCCTAATTTGACGTTAAATGACTGCGTATGTGTGGCCGAAAATGCAGTTACGTGCCAATAATAGCAATAATACCGTTTTCACGGTTATTTCTCAGGGTACACtcagagttaaaaaaaaaaaacaaaattttcatgcaATGCTGGGGTATTTCTTAAtggagcaaaatgtaaacaatcgataacaacgcttcatggaattttcgttagcaaataTAGCAATACATTTCTAATGTTTAAGGCcgatatgcacctctagcgaaaaatttcattcccataagaaatgcattgctatttatgctaacgaaattttcggtagcgttcaatttcgtaagctggtacgcacctctaaagaaaataacaaggttgtcaaaagcatattttggcagcaaacatttaatttattacaatcattgtgtgcgtaaaagttttaaaaggtctgtaaataataaacaatttatttgaggaatatttggaacatatattaacaatttttaaaagcgattagctggtttaaaatttgtgtacacagccctgttttttttttgttgtagacttaaataaatttttgctaccgaaaatttcgctagaggtgcataccggcctttagcggaaatttcgatagaattgtataccggccttaaatgcaaaaa
Encoded here:
- the tef gene encoding teflon, with amino-acid sequence MHSALNNTKIDENEFQDVGKVMVATNGIFAIKCIHCKNNNNTFTRWQCFMRHVHQLHGDQIKFQANADLMVYSVEELVNRTTCEVYESEESGVAEDDLKSSDEDDADDDIIERRSKAFKSMLSQGHGKGRPSSDKSHSKKVGALANMSILNALEDCDISLNLVENLDKTLVNDSDSKENEESVEKSKPKENEEDHHMDKEGDESCMDTTLLKRIALECGLDGTEEANTKECYDVTHEENKKQVENLSNDETSDQNVTLTEDNKVETLNTLSNSNKCQGLKNLLSGLEDLEDVDDLLDNIDDSVMHEKDENNLILDTHDTTENHKDQAKDNTLDIKGNAENSSKAIDEKSKYLKRKSILELQLMADLDLDDIDIDDCLEKTYIEGNETGKKEEKEKSDKFTISPKTPKARNKCEQGKKFHTPSPKNKVAISEAIKESTVVTTPTSKTGNKKTPKTSPFVVPLPTKSPKTEANHNKMAKMRSSPQTRNNSKDDTLGKEVNPIKTQTIGPTTLKSPSVNIRRTKDGENKSPKLYTLSPKSTRTANAIDILATPKSKKCRKSSENHEKALAIEEKELVETEKFEQGITEDKSSTMMCSNMEKDVSKEDSIPNSLQTLLNKDLDNEEDLDMLINQLETSTSSAECESVLNKTLVEDESPQNVSNGEEKLENILEATEKKHCSNNLASVEEDVCMDEDMAIFDRFVGRMSMDTAERRNEDNQDINGGEKESAINGDHAIKNIEKVEENFNEMTEKEDEEVLQQKTEDNDHEKTETEKEATIVNQERCESPKDKIVSCGNVSADTKDEDMDDFENLLNDDLSKALQLALGEEDGGLLELEGNDNDSKNHNIMENCSGTEDPKDNIKQSKNMIGCSQKNIQSPEHKTGKEQQKKGNQAKIPIEEPKYQGKFKKTNQKARSLLAKPIKSSEPIINNLSILKEANKIQPILSELKNQIIEKSPKKLNGNAQKSLVPQNAKQQQQENIPLEKSLIKRTAPAAKCFVETNRGERTPLKVEDVFLKQSPKNLGNIGNICTPKTSNHKNNFNSQEKSNGKQNRSLTPKTPEENVSRVSPSTCKLNLVKTKLIKTPTTRKQASPTNLEKEKCSPDNKISGSSNFVTPQNTRNLSIKINRCNPTQGRDQRENKSFTTTQVSPSNIKTPQSSFKLQVTPENSPLYDKNAPQQFQHVNKKSPSLTASHQNWAESLKLPKGITVSLVQDVAKAVPATLEVTPSRSNYCKQNFTETSLSQDPKLILATTKPSMESLIKNVPSSITITKTNISSSPSSRLRSRQASIDIVDNNPIGASKTPLKQSGNLNYNSYAVVRSERKKKVMQRMRHAKKQIFKSMGTDILGQVRTIKSPIPKKAKPSRNQNDNVKMMPQIKIEGLTPLMDSQQGKIVSSEKSQSLQPSPSTLMGTDEVVAPAQTINTASKNLSQKAKEPVTMKSNDKNTTTILSSPKKEGGYAKSISRGSAAKAFSISNKKPLKRRASSTPASDPAKKSLMSPGKEKQELPTQPLEQKESTQTGPTDKVANLLQSDLKQNHLNDEDMPMDDNSCETSNNTEGNMDDENISEKDNKQKEETEDSNNKQLTEMEEKCVAKGKEEALEKSQGTKTVSNNEEAILDELMEQVEEEKIPNEKFKENMADKLKTKSEKSIPIIVPKDYNEEKDLELLDHVGLKIIQIDDIEDFHTLEEIEEIHGKAQQFANICKEYSKVFSSKQAENDEYFKQLLTEINQKLNVDFELCDLKRLVNLIVMWCSHVYSNKLPEKSPSFVVTNKYLQMFPYLPKSVKRIYYCEFCDEHFTTENRYYNHRIIHTGAYYPFVCHHCNAGFTRINVFKTHESTCKNSKEIQEKDDANKAEEKTTQKPTRPLAESELKKSQIRSTYNCAKCTISLNTEIEFKNHMDTCYRSQKRQPKMSTPRPKSRPDN